In a single window of the Trypanosoma brucei brucei TREU927 chromosome 6, complete sequence genome:
- a CDS encoding single strand-specific nuclease, putative (May contain a frameshift in Cterminal.), with product MRGPVTILLQILLIVVIIFSSLPVDAWAAFGHMVVAEIAKRNLDADVLEKVKQYTQHLSESGPFPKIPDFVQSACWPDDLKSYDLGVMNGWHYTANVYNRDGFELKEPLQQKSNIVSVIDSLSATLSYHETPLYVRSFALAHLIHHYGDIHQPLHTTSQVSSEYKTGDLGGNLVHVRVRNTTTKLHSFWDDICRPSISMKRPLEEKHYAKVRSFADRLVETYDVSWEHRRQTNATIMSMEGFELAKEIAYAGVVNGSQLSSQYVDRCVETAEQRIL from the coding sequence ATGAGAGGGCCTGTTACTATATTACTACAGATTTTATTGATTGTTGTaattatattttcttcactacCTGTGGATGCATGGGCGGCGTTTGGGCACATGGTTGTTGCTGAAATTGCTAAACGTAATTTAGATGCAGACGTGCTGGAGAAGGTGAAGCAGTACACGCAACATCTCTCTGAGAGCGGTCCGTTCCCCAAAATCCCTGATTTTGTCCAAAGCGCGTGTTGGCCCGATGACCTGAAAAGCTATGACCTAGGGGTCATGAACGGTTGGCATTATACAGCAAATGTATACAATCGTGATGGTTTCGAGTTGAAAGAGCCACTGCAACAAAAATCTAACATAGTAAGTGTAATAGACAGTCTCTCCGCGACATTAAGCTATCATGAAACCCCTTTGTACGTACGCTCCTTTGCGCTTGCCCACCTCATCCATCATTACGGTGACATTCATCAACCCTTGCACACCACTTCGCAAGTATCTTCTGAATACAAAACAGGAGACCTTGGAGGTAACTTAGTGCATGTGCGGGTGAGGAACACCACTACAAAACTGCATTCATTCTGGGATGATATTTGCCGTCCTAGTATTTCCATGAAGCGCCCTCTGGAGGAAAAGCACTACGCAAAGGTAAGGAGTTTTGCCGACCGTTTAGTGGAGACGTACGATGTCTCCTGGGAGCACAGGAGGCAAACTAACGCAACTATTATGTCCATGGAAGGCTTTGAACTCGCAAAGGAGATTGCTTATGCTGGTGTTGTTAATGGCAGTCAATTGAGCTCCCAATACGTGGATAGATGCGTGGAAACTGCAGAGCAGCGTATACTCTAG
- a CDS encoding hypothetical protein, conserved (similar to Ribosomal large subunit pseudouridine synthase A (EC 4.2.1.70)(Pseudouridylate synthase) (Uracil hydrolyase). (Swiss-Prot:P39219) {Escherichia coli;Shigella flexneri}): protein MVSPPALFHVIYENDELVVVNKPNDVPMDGVGCELTVERWALAYRSRRNDGDKVDSERFNEEVMKDASQLPDFVTEKPKGKKKMVKFVHQLDYATSGVLCIAFSKEMAARLAHCFEMRTAKKAYVAVLHGSVSPLSSTIPNSTSFLSRNATQGGFRLISIKEVSSCQFILDCVRIATGQTEPNNVVSEEKIIEINLPVGYDDDDPDRFRMAVNGRDAKESLTYMYVLQNGYLPCPSKNCQVSVTKVILIPQTGRRHQLRLHCNALGFPIVGDVTYGISSFPSTVLHQNEALMEGRNTKDVEVPIRASDWSRMMLHAWRLSFPLNVEPIGDGRQRSLLKRQRRRETLGLDDAHSSWEDAVWTHFQTEDPFALIIEDKP, encoded by the coding sequence ATGGTCTCGCCACCAGCTTTATTTCACGTGATATATGAGAATGACGAACTTGTAGTTGTCAACAAGCCAAATGATGTGCCAATGGACGGTGTAGGTTGTGAATTAACGGTGGAACGGTGGGCACTGGCATATCGATCAAGGCGAAATGATGGCGACAAAGTGGACAGTGAACGCTTCAATGAGGAAGTTATGAAGGATGCCTCCCAACTCCCCGATTTTGTTACAGAGAAACCAAagggtaagaaaaaaatggttaAATTCGTTCATCAGTTGGACTACGCTACAAGTGGTGTCCTCTGCATTGCGTTCTCGAAAGAAATGGCCGCCCGACTTGCTCATTGCTTTGAGATGAGGACGGCAAAGAAAGCGTACGTTGCAGTTCTCCACGGTAGTGTTTCACCCTTATCAAGTACAATTCCCAATTCAACATCATTTCTTTCGAGAAATGCGACTCAAGGTGGTTTTCGCTTAATTTCAATTAAAGAAGTGTCGAGTTGTCAATTCATTTTGGACTGTGTGCGGATTGCCACCGGTCAAACCGAGCCAAATAACGTCGTATCGGAAGAGAAGATTATTGAAATTAATCTCCCAGTCGGTTACGATGATGACGACCCTGATAGGTTCCGCATGGCTGTGAATGGACGTGACGCAAAGGAGAGCTTAACATACATGTATGTCCTTCAAAATGGGTATCTGCCTTGCCCGTCTAAAAACTGTCAAGTTTCTGTAACAAAAGTTATTCTCATACCGCAGACGGGCCGGAGGCACCAACTCCGCCTTCATTGTAATGCACTTGGGTTCCCGATAGTCGGTGACGTAACATACGGCAtatcttcatttccttccactGTACTACACCAGAATGAGGCATTAATGGAGGGAAGGAACACGAAAGATGTTGAAGTACCGATAAGAGCAAGTGATTGGTCTCGCATGATGCTTCACGCTTGGCgtctctcttttcctttgaatGTAGAGCCGATTGGTGACGGGAGACAGAGGAGTTTACTGAAGAGGCAACGCCGACGTGAGACACTTGGATTGGATGATGCACACAGTAGTTGGGAAGACGCTGTATGGACGCACTTCCAAACGGAAGACCCTTTTGCGTTAATAATAGAAGACAAACCCTAG
- a CDS encoding hypothetical protein, conserved (similar to SAM domain and HD domain-containing protein 1 (Dendritic cell-derivedIFNG-induced protein) (DCIP) (Monocyte protein 5) (MOP-5). (Swiss-Prot:Q9Y3Z3) [Homo sapiens]) has protein sequence MEGELAFVKSEHVLDNITGKELDAFKLQEHSGDKVYVPPNSNGNFDLKVGQQYTNIGRDTSESQKTEGGKTVLLHSPTSLTPTKKLSSVGDIAVSAASVLDVDGKDLFLSPKEAKNVIDDAEGSVIFSQKGRDTPSICGAAEGVRLQDGARDMLFFSPLLQPLEAGGKNFQDPVHEYVHLPNVAIRIIDTVEFQRLRTVKQLGTVCFLYPAATHTRFEHSIGVAHLASEMLKHIASCQPELGITRADVLSVIIAGLCHDLGHGPFSHSFEVAVNRIRSKTGARKLWRHEHMSVLLLRRILKKIEIRKYGLNEDDVRFIELCITGLHPSKRWPENIGRPEKKRFLLEIVSNKRNGMDVDKLDYFHRDSIACYGRAAVDVQIRRLLKSCKVLCCEEQHQICFEEKMALSLGDIFSVRAKLHKHAYQHRVTLAIEQMMIDALYEAEPFFLVPGKNGRKLRLSECVDDEEAFCKLGDWILEGITASDDPRLAKSQSLIRRIMERDLYSVVGIKTFISYNVELGEDDIRSYMIQHCKMLGRYSEKLDSNLLVNFINITYDKTDKSGIPNDPIAHMAFYSPKNVGAGAFRLPKERKSHIFSPISYGEKSVIVFVKEKVFVDVIRDAFGVWVSAHANLLVVAVPAHNGRTEESPTGSAQSSRSQCLSGRADNQDSSSNNNDTVTILTAPRAYVEGFTGFSSSQTNGIPSYCQSESESTQASQCSASGLKLSEGNLAGNKRSR, from the coding sequence ATGGAAGGGGAACTTGCCTTCGTGAAGAGTGAACATGTGCTGGACAATATAACAGGTAAAGAGTTGGATGCTTTCAAATTGCAGGAGCACTCTGGTGACAAAGTTTATGTCCCACCAAATTCTAATGGTAATTTTGATCTTAAGGTGGGCCAACAGTACACAAATATCGGAAGAGACACATCCGAGTCACAAAAAACTGAAGGGGGGAAGACGGTTCTCCTCCACAGCCCGACCTCACTGACACCCACCAAAAAACTTTCGTCTGTTGGCGACATTGCCGTTAGCGCGGCGAGTGTGCTCGATGTTGACGGGAAGGATCTGTTTTTGAGCCCAAAAGAGGCAAAAAACGTTATTGATGACGCTGAAGGAAGTGTCATTTTCTCACAAAAGGGGCGCGATACCCCCTCCATTTGTGGTGCCGCTGAAGGTGTTCGATTGCAAGACGGTGCCAGGGACATGTTGTTCTTTTCTCCACTTCTTCAGCCGCTGGAAGCCGGTGGGAAGAATTTTCAAGATCCCGTTCATGAGTATGTTCACCTTCCCAACGTCGCAATTCGCATTATAGATACAGTTGAGTTTCAACGCCTCCGCACGGTGAAGCAGCTTGGTACCGTATGCTTCCTCTATCCTGCCGCTACGCACACGCGATTCGAGCATTCCATAGGGGTTGCGCATCTCGCATCAGAGATGCTTAAACACATTGCATCATGTCAACCTGAGCTTGGAATAACCAGGGCAGATGTTTTAAGTGTTATTATTGCTGGTCTCTGCCACGACCTCGGACACGGACCCTTTAGCCACTCCTTTGAAGTTGCTGTTAATCGCATTCGCTCGAAAACTGGTGCTCGAAAACTGTGGCGTCATGAGCATATGTCCGTTTTACTGTTGCGCCGCATTTTAAAGAAGATAGAGATTAGAAAATACGGTTTGAATGAAGACGATGTGAGATTTATTGAGCTATGTATTACTGGTCTTCACCCTTCGAAGCGCTGGCCGGAGAACATTGGCAGaccggagaaaaaaagattccTGCTGGAGATTGTCTCAAATAAACGCAACGGCATGGATGTGGACAAACTTGATTACTTTCACCGTGACTCGATTGCTTGCTATGGTCGGGCAGCCGTTGATGTGCAAATTCGTCGACTGCTGAAGTCGTGCAAGGTACTTTGTTGTGAGGAGCAGCACCAAATATGTTTTGAGGAAAAGATGGCCCTTAGTCTCGGGGATATATTTAGTGTACGGGCAAAATTGCACAAACACGCGTACCAGCACCGCGTAACCCTGGCCATTGAGCAAATGATGATCGATGCACTGTACGAGGCTGAGCCTTTCTTCCTCGTACCTGGAAAAAATGGCAGAAAGCTACGCTTGTCTGAGTGTGTGGATGATGAAGAAGCATTTTGCAAACTTGGTGACTGGATTTTGGAGGGCATTACTGCCTCCGACGATCCTCGACTAGCGAAGTCTCAGTCACTTATCCGGAGGATAATGGAACGTGATTTGTACTCGGTTGTGGGAATCAAAACGTTCATCTCATACAATGTTGAGCTAGGTGAAGATGACATCAGAAGTTATATGATTCAACATTGTAAGATGCTGGGTAGGTACAGCGAAAAGCTCGATTCCAACCTATTGGTTAACTTCATCAACATTACTTATGACAAAACAGACAAGTCAGGTATCCCCAATGACCCTATTGCTCATATGGCGTTTTACAGCCCGAAGAATGTAGGCGCTGGTGCCTTCCGGCTTCCAAAGGAGCGCAAAAGTCATATTTTCTCCCCAATATCATACGGTGAGAAGTCAGTTATTGTTTtcgtaaaagaaaaggttttTGTCGACGTTATTCGTGACGCCTTCGGCGTATGGGTCAGTGCGCACGCAAATCTACTGGTCGTTGCTGTTCCAGCGCACAATGGGAGGACAGAAGAGAGCCCTACAGGTTCTGCACAATCCTCGCGCTCTCAGTGTCTTAGTGGTCGAGCAGACAACCAAGACAGcagcagtaataacaatGACACCGTTACCATATTGACTGCCCCCAGAGCGTATGTTGAGGGGTTTACGGGATTTTCAAGTTCCCAAACGAATGGAATCCCTTCGTACTGTCAGAGCGAGTCAGAGTCTACTCAAGCCAGTCAGTGCAGCGCAAGCGGTTTAAAATTGTCAGAAGGAAATTTAGCGGGAAATAAACGCAGCCGCTAA
- a CDS encoding kinesin, putative has protein sequence MNVRVATAVRILPGTAIADKQFILSSVHKAVDGQTVVVDSCGDGSRPMIVRVDEVYDEEDNQSYFYEQAVRDLVCCAFDGSYCTVLAYGAAGSGKTYSVLGPKAQENIMEEAGIFLRVFEDLFRYQEKMSKRRHIMFFVAALELVGEQVLDLLKRRSKIPVSDVSSDYLLHNLRHAEVTSMTEATNVFNLINDMRQDLPTDGITRGSRSSALIFIDIVQVAHKHFPDRPTREKLVEVGGFSVEPSVRGILHSRVLLVDLVGSNIGRTSGIGGEEVIENLGMAKSLQTLGMCVRSLYVGDSHIPFCDAKLTELLKPSLAESTSRVLVVAHVSPLAKDGDETRETLCFCDRIKEFKADKSYNVPSAGFGEYETQPVTQHRELLADVRIAAAVAYYTPQRPYFTSMLKGVSVKEARDAAIVSLKNELDGLEMRKETEYISKAKEKIMKDRDKRVRGFASRMNQMIEEYEVISQKVKEEKKVSKHLTREYEAKSEEAITEAKKAKKSRLKAQEKVENLREQLGLPKVDSSLPNQESSQSHKYDDDKMFCGGSTEELSNEERERETLLDNLVNDFQTAAKDLNDVHATYAKRLTATQRQRAQVRRIKMLCSGIILDSTLVEDIIDFIIDRAVDISHKVIKPSQPYSWKNIEGLSTVLRGGNRLYPPLFNSIPDATKVDSTGVFHRCTFLSSDESDEENSHYPDETRRPVEMDNDLYEHYLAMGNTQKKVKEDGSAGSEKKSAAKWGGEISETARDEARKPAKENAEDGGVEGSPIGLNASATESLHLDGDNDGEFNQSDNNVEESEEPLTESEKQRMRTRRDQQYLMRVYDSPTLVDDLIKFLRGGTVMLKHGRIGKPHRRLFWVSIDREKRKLLWADPDATASRSSSYVDLDNVSYIQIGCFSKVFKRYCSTSTDPSFYRSFTVGLKDGSRTVDIVADTLADFEAWVLGLSNLVRVDPSWGGKLDVSVEVNYDRLNCFEVSLCETNYIFPTQYLMLKRRVTQIAAHTLEVLQQCGNDVAKAQEILNGIHPPGINDKGAVYLTKGELRFVGRNEIDIIRITKIWMLFQQMNLVYDDNFVPATTFGITRRS, from the coding sequence ATGAACGTGCGTGTTGCTACAGCAGTTCGTATCCTACCAGGAACTGCAATAGCAGACAAGCAATTCATTCTTTCTTCGGTCCACAAAGCCGTTGATGGGCAAACTGTTGTAGTGGACAGTTGTGGCGATGGGTCGCGGCCGATGATTGTACGGGTTGATGAGGTTTATGATGAAGAGGATAATCAAAGCTACTTTTATGAGCAAGCCGTTAGGGATTTGGTGTGTTGTGCATTTGATGGGAGTTATTGCACGGTATTGGCGTATGGCGCTGCGGGGAGTGGTAAGACGTATAGTGTGCTTGGACCCAAAGCACAGGAAAATATAATGGAAGAGGCAGGGATTTTCCTACGTGTATTTGAGGATTTATTTAGGTATCAGGAGAAAATGTCCAAGCGAAGGCACATCATGTTTTTCGTAGCAGCACTTGAGCTGGTTGGCGAGCAGGTGTTGGACTTGCTAAAGAGGCGAAGTAAGATTCCTGTGAGTGATGTGTCAAGTGATTATCTTTTGCACAACCTCCGCCACGCTGAAGTCACCTCGATGACCGAGGCCACGAATGTCTTCAATTTGATAAACGATATGCGCCAAGATTTGCCTACCGATGGAATTACACGTGGATCACGCTCTAGCGCTCTTATATTTATTGATATTGTTCAAGTTGCTCACAAACACTTCCCCGACCGTCCTACGCGGGAGAAATTAGTGGAAGTGGGCGGATTCTCTGTTGAACCTAGTGTGCGAGGCATCCTGCATTCGCGTGTGTTATTGGTAGATTTAGTGGGTAGCAACATCGGAAGAACCTCAGGTATTGGAGGAGAGGAAGTAATAGAGAATCTGGGAATGGCTAAATCTTTGCAAACATTGGGTATGTGTGTGCGCTCCTTGTATGTTGGGGACTCGCATATTCCCTTTTGTGATGCCAAACTAACTGAGTTGCTGAAACCCTCGCTTGCTGAAAGTACGTCGCGCGTACTTGTGGTGGCCCATGTTTCTCCGCTTGCTAAGGATGGTGACGAAACGAGAGAAACATTGTGCTTTTGTGATCGGATAAAGGAGTTCAAAGCTGATAAATCCTACAATGTTCCGTCCGCAGGGTTTGGGGAATATGAAACTCAGCCGGTTACTCAGCACAGGGAACTTCTTGCTGATGTGAGAATTGCGGCTGCTGTTGCCTACTATACACCTCAACGCCCTTATTTTACGTCGATGCTAAAAGGTGTGAGCGTGAAAGAGGCACGCGATGCCGCAATTGTTTCTTTGAAAAACGAATTGGATGGCCTGGAAATGAGAAAGGAAACGGAGTACATCagtaaagcaaaggaaaaaataatgaaggaCCGAGATAAAAGGGTACGTGGTTTCGCATCCAGGATGAATCAAATGATAGAGGAATACGAGGTAATTTCCCAGAAGgtcaaagaagagaagaaagttAGCAAGCACCTTACAAGGGAGTATGAAGCTAAGAGTGAGGAAGCCATAACGGAGGccaagaaggcaaaaaaaagtcGTTTGAAAGCCCAGGAGAAGGTGGAGAACCTTCGGGAGCAGCTTGGTTTGCCGAAGGTTGATTCGAGTTTGCCTAATCAGGAGAGTTCCCAATCACATAAGTACGATGATGACAAAATGTTTTGTGGTGGGTCGACGGAAGAACTTTcaaatgaggaaagggaaagggaaacactACTTGACAATCTTGTGAATGACTTTCAAACGGCAGCCAAGGACCTCAACGATGTCCACGCGACGTACGCGAAGCGCCTCACCGCCACTCAAAGGCAGAGAGCGCAAGTGCGACGTATAAAAATGCTTTGCTCAGGAATTATATTGGATAGCACCCTAGTGGAGGATATTATTGATTTCATTATCGATCGAGCTGTTGATATCTCCCACAAGGTAATTAAACCATCGCAGCCGTATTCTTGGAAAAATATTGAAGGCCTTAGCACTGTTTTGAGAGGTGGTAACAGACTTTATCCACCGTTGTTCAATTCTATTCCAGATGCTACAAAAGTGGATAGTACAGGAGTATTTCATAGATGTACTTTTCTCAGCTCTGACGAAAGCGATGAGGAGAACTCTCACTATCCAGATGAAACGCGGCGGCCAGTTGAGATGGACAATGATTTGTACGAACATTATTTGGCGATGGGTAATACGcaaaagaaggtgaaggaggaCGGTAGTGCGGGTTCAGAAAAGAAGTCAGCAGCAAAATGGGGAGGGGAGATTTCAGAGACTGCACGAGACGAAGCGAGAAAGCCCGCGAAGGAGAATGCTGAAGATGGGGGTGTTGAGGGAAGTCCGATAGGGTTAAATGCATCAGCAACGGAATCGCTACATCTCGATGGCGACAACGATGGGGAATTTAATCAATCTGATAACAATGTCGAAGAGAGTGAGGAGCCTTTGACGGAATCGGAGAAACAGCGAATGCGGACACGTAGGGACCAGCAATACcttatgcgtgtgtatgaCTCACCTACCTTGGTCGACGATCTCATAAAATTCTTGCGCGGTGGAACGGTAATGCTGAAGCACGGACGCATAGGAAAACCTCATCGTCGCCTGTTCTGGGTATCTATAGATAGGGAGAAGCGAAAGCTTCTATGGGCAGATCCCGATGCAACCGCAAGTCGCTCTAGCTCGTATGTTGACCTTGACAACGTGAGTTACATTCAAATAGGCTGTTTCAGTAAAGTTTTCAAACGGTACTGCTCGACATCGACGGATCCAAGTTTTTACCGTAGTTTTACGGTTGGTTTGAAAGATGGTAGTCGTACGGTTGATATTGTTGCCGACACATTAGCGGATTTTGAGGCTTGGGTGCTTGGTCTGTCTAACTTGGTGAGGGTAGATCCATCGTGGGGCGGGAAGTTGGATGTCTCAGTGGAGGTAAACTACGACCGTCTTAACTGCTTTGAGGTGAGTCTTTGCGAAACAAATTACATATTTCCTACGCAATACCTCATGTTAAAACGACGTGTGACGCAGATTGCGGCCCACACCCTCGAGGTTCTTCAGCAATGTGGAAATGATGTTGCAAAGGCCCAGGAAATTTTGAATGGTATTCATCCCCCAGGAATCAATGACAAGGGTGCTGTGTACCTTACAAAGGGTGAGTTACGCTTTGTTGGTCGCAACGAAATAGACATCATTCGTATCACCAAAATATGGATGTTGTTTCAACAAATGAATCTTGTGTACGATGACAACTTCGTGCCGGCGACGACATTCGGTATCACTCGGCGGAGTTag
- a CDS encoding epsilon-adaptin, putative (similar to Adapter-related protein complex 4 epsilon 1 subunit (Epsilon subunitof AP-4) (AP-4 adapter complex epsilon subunit). (Swiss-Prot:Q9UPM8) [Homo sapiens;]), with protein MSKLYKAQTEMVHTWEFTAFIRAVGEARSKQEEDEIIQRDLGNLRKSFETAHVEDWLLKEYVVRVLYAEMLGHPAKFAHIHCVNLSASPDLLVKRTGYLGTWLTIAPQEDIMILIVSNLLRDMNSCNFLHTAAALTAASKVVRRDLICAIKPEVVKLLDHSAPLVRKKAVIALHALYRNTADLIDYKNFFLRALGDPNPAVEAAALSPLLDIVQTNPELCRDLTETFIKVLEKVVSRRLSGDYEYQRVPGPWFQIQVMRILAALVCDSRELAAKCEYVLTEVITRADTGSTIGYAVACEAISLITRIPTIPSLIELSVETTAKMFATRNVNLRYTAIQALSNLACINTDYLRRHQEDILECLGDGDEMIRRKTTFLLLSMCNEGNVDIIVKKLIKYLNSQIDKYVLQELTQSICRTVERFSMRRLWYISTMNRLLLCAAEHVPYSSIQGMLKLIVEGGESGDEASDVAFRLRCVEDYFGLISCSQKKMPDALCRVAAWVVGEYGFLATAINRRLMVDGLCDLFARTDSGDARDWIIMAVMKIVASDGVVPENVKELIERFKDSRIATTQQRCYEFSRLTQMLPLMKRSLPLDRCCEEVDIEETLSFLNPFVQKALLGGAKPYEKRPVCREVRMEIPLCIEKYETPQLKTSEASLTCEVCDTEAKPPELAIRPSTRRWGAKTGNAAAMVNTGLAPDSHMREVGGGERITLSAQVARTGATLDEPCGVFGPQCDQSLPATPPTLGTKCSKNKKLLEDIFDASVQLKKYPHVAQQVPDLFEAVEVENKKNLAGENGSALSVHMEHVREERAVGITLFIVGNVTVNDLVVNVLPPSNCTLHVTSHSVQSAKLTGSTTITMETLKVNQSLEVVMQLLLTGFPNDMHVRVKVVYRRSEPFDMIDVGKSESKTATMTLQVGDFLRPASSMTTDTFGEMWLKYIGEYKTTLHGTAALTLESISQLLMERASLRVVEMIGNELIVAAVLPGTDQLLLGHVVLVDHHCANATFRAQDKRLAEFVVRSLDSAIPLS; from the coding sequence ATGTCTAAGCTTTACAAGGCTCAGACAGAGATGGTGCACACATGGGAGTTTACCGCCTTTATCCGTGCAGTAGGCGAAGCCCGCTCTAAACAAGAGGAAGACGAAATCATACAACGTGACCTCGGTAATCTCCGCAAATCTTTCGAAACCGCACACGTGGAGGACTGGCTACTGAAAGAGTACGTTGTGCGCGTGCTTTACGCTGAAATGCTCGGGCACCCAGCCAAGTTTGCGCACATTCATTGCGTGAACCTTTCAGCAAGCCCTGACTTGCTGGTGAAGCGCACTGGTTACCTTGGAACTTGGCTCACAATTGCACCACAGGAGGATATCATGATTCTCATAGTGTCTAATTTGCTACGCGATATGAATTCATGTAATTTTCTTCACACTGCTGCAGCATTAACTGCGGCATCGAAAGTAGTGCGGCGCGACCTCATCTGTGCGATCAAACCGGAAGTGGTGAAGTTGCTTGACCACTCAGCACCACTAGTACGGAAAAAGGCTGTGATAGCGCTGCACGCCCTCTATCGTAACACAGCCGATCTTATCGACTACAAAAACTTTTTTCTCAGGGCACTAGGTGATCCTAATCCTGCTGTTGAAGCCGCCGCACTTTCCCCATTGTTAGACATTGTCCAAACAAATCCCGAATTGTGCCGAGACCTGACAGAGACTTTCATAAAGGTTCTCGAAAAAGTCGTTAGCCGCCGGCTGTCAGGGGACTACGAGTACCAACGCGTCCCAGGGCCTTGGTTTCAAATCCAAGTTATGCGGATTCTTGCAGCCCTAGTATGTGACAGCCGTGAACTTGCTGCAAAGTGTGAGTACGTTTTGACTGAGGTTATCACGAGAGCAGACACGGGGTCTACCATTGGATATGCAGTTGCTTGCGAAGCAATTAGCTTGATAACTCGAATTCCGACGATTCCCTCTCTGATCGAACTTTCAGTTGAAACGACCGCAAAGATGTTTGCCACGAGGAATGTGAACTTGCGCTATACTGCTATTCAGGCACTTTCCAACCTCGCGTGTATCAACACTGACTATCTTCGCAGACATCAGGAAGACATTTTGGAATGTTTGGGGGATGGTGACGAGATGATTCGCCGCAAAACGACGTTCCTACTCCTTTCGATGTGCAACGAGGGAAATGTGGATATTATCGTTAAAAAACTGATCAAATATTTGAATAGTCAGATCGATAAGTATGTTCTTCAAGAGCTCACTCAGAGCATCTGTAGAACGGTGGAGCGTTTCAGCATGAGAAGGCTATGGTATATTAGTACGATGAACAGACTGCTTCTTTGCGCAGCCGAGCATGTTCCATATTCCTCAATTCAAGGAATGTTGAAACTCATTGTCGAAGGCGGTGAATCTGGGGACGAAGCGTCGGATGTGGCATTTCGTTTGCGTTGTGTGGAGGATTATTTTGGACTGATTAGTTgctcacaaaagaaaatgccaGATGCTTTGTGTCGTGTGGCCGCGTGGGTTGTTGGTGAGTATGGCTTCCTTGCCACTGCGATAAATCGAAGACTGATGGTTGACGGACTGTGCGATTTGTTTGCTAGAACGGACAGCGGTGATGCACGGGATTGGATAATTATGGCGGTGATGAAAATTGTTGCCAGTGATGGTGTGGTACCAGAGAATGTGAAGGAGCTCATAGAGCGCTTCAAGGATAGTAGGATCGCTACGACACAACAACGCTGTTACGAATTTTCGAGGCTCACGCAAATGTTACCTTTGATGAAACGGTCGCTACCGTTGGATAGGTGTTGTGAAGAGGTCGATATCGAGGAGACATTGAGTTTTCTCAACCCCTTCGTGCAGAAGGCGCTGCTCGGTGGTGCAAAACCTTATGAGAAGCGACCTGTTTGCCGCGAGGTTCGGATGGAGATTCCGCTCTGCattgaaaaatatgaaactCCTCAACTGAAAACTTCGGAAGCGAGTTTGACTTGCGAAGTGTGCGACACGGAGGCGAAACCACCGGAACTCGCAATACGCCCCAGCACGAGGCGATGGGGCGCTAAGACCGGTAACGCAGCTGCAATGGTTAACACGGGTTTGGCGCCGGATTCACACATGCGGGAAGTCGGTGGCGGCGAGAGGATAACCTTATCGGCTCAAGTGGCTCGCACGGGTGCGACGTTAGATGAACCTTGCGGAGTCTTTGGGCCACAATGTGACCAGTCCTTACCAGCTACCCCACCGACTTTAGGTACAAAGTGttctaaaaacaaaaaattgctGGAAGATATTTTTGACGCATCAGTTCAGCTGAAAAAATATCCCCACGTTGCGCAGCAGGTGCCAGATTTATTTGAGGCTGTCGaagtggaaaacaaaaagaatctGGCAGGAGAGAACGGCTCGGCTCTTAGCGTCCACATGGAACACgtaagggaagaaagagcgGTGGGTATCACATTGTTTATAGTTGGCAACGTAACGGTGAATGATCTAGTAGTCAACGTACTTCCTCCGTCTAACTGCACTCTCCATGTCACATCACATTCTGTACAATCTGCGAAGCTTACCGGAAGTACTACTATTACTATGGAGACACTGAAGGTGAATCAGTCACTCGAGGTAGTTATGCAGCTTCTTCTTACTGGATTCCCAAATGATATGCATGTGCGGGTAAAGGTAGTTTATCGACGCTCCGAACCCTTTGACATGATTGACGTTGGTAAATCAGAGTCCAAAACTGCGACCATGACGCTGCAAGTCGGTGATTTTCTTCGCCCGGCTTCGTCGATGACTACCGACACGTTCGGCGAGATGTGGCTGAAGTATATCGGGgaatacaaaacaacacTTCACGGCACTGCAGCATTAACACTTGAGTCTATTAGCCAGTTGCTGATGGAGCGGGCCTCCCTACGTGTCGTAGAAATGATTGGAAATGAACTCATAGTTGCGGCTGTGCTGCCTGGAACTGATCAACTACTACTGGGCCACGTTGTCCTTGTGGATCATCATTGCGCCAACGCGACCTTTCGTGCGCAAGATAAAAGGTTAGCGGAGTTTGTAGTCCGCTCATTGGACAGCGCGATACCATTGTCGTag